The following coding sequences lie in one Mucilaginibacter sp. KACC 22773 genomic window:
- a CDS encoding glycoside hydrolase family 78 protein, which yields MNYTQQISVLKKVCLNIVLLVFISFSSFSQVKPLPPPPLTVDNLICEYKTNPISVAVANPRLSWKLVCPERDIQQTSYEIRVGSNAVSLTKGKDIIWGTGRIYSAQSIQVYYGGPMLASRQKVYWQVRVWDNKNRVSPWCMVNFWKMGLLNPTDWSAKWIQDTYPSDTTGGPAPMFRKSFKLDKKVRAAHLYITAHGVFEAQINGKRVGNDYFAPGWTSYNKRLQYNVYDVTANMLKGANAIGVTVGDGWYRGYTYNRKKNIYGSKLALLCQLELVYTNGKREIINSDKSWKVTYGPIRSSSFFDGEVYDARKEKNGWTSPLYKDMGWDTVKMDTTIRNNLIATTGPTVKKHEKFLPLKVFTTPAGERVVDFGQNLVGWVQFKLKAKAGDTVRLYHAEVLDQKGNFYTKNLRTAKQEITYVFKDDSLATFEPHFTFQGFRFLKVVGYTGPLDSTNLAAYAVYSDMAQTGKFSTSNPLVNQLQHNIQWGQKGNFIDVPTDCPQRDERMGWTGDAQAFCRTATFNMDVAGFYTKWLKDLTADQHKDGAVPYVIPNMLDSASSAASGWSDVATIAPWNIYLAYNDKQVLQQQYESMKAWVGYIQLHSRNYLWDTGNHFGDWLFYAGTNYEDGAALTDKNLIAQAFYAHSTQLLINAAKILGKSDDVQKYSQLLYNIKKAFNSEYVTPNGRMISGTQTSYVLALNFDLLPENLRVSAAKRLVKNIDDYDEHITTGFLGTPYICHVLSRFGFTDIAYDLLMKESYPSWLYPVKNGATTIWERWDGIKPDGTFEDPEMNSFNHYAYGAIGDWMYRVIAGINTDEADPGFHKIIIAPKPGGKLTSAQAELETLYGKIKSAWSIDNGIFTLDIVVPPNTTAHVVLPLVTDQITESGLDFNTEEEITEIKKVGNDEQMNVVSGTYHFVYTLKAPGKKS from the coding sequence ATGAATTATACTCAACAAATAAGTGTGCTCAAAAAAGTATGCTTAAATATCGTTTTGTTAGTTTTTATTTCTTTCAGCAGTTTTTCCCAGGTTAAGCCGTTACCGCCGCCGCCGCTCACAGTTGATAACCTTATTTGCGAATACAAAACCAATCCCATATCGGTTGCTGTTGCCAATCCCCGTTTAAGTTGGAAACTGGTATGCCCGGAGCGCGACATTCAGCAAACATCCTATGAAATAAGAGTTGGCAGCAATGCCGTATCGTTAACAAAAGGCAAGGATATCATCTGGGGTACAGGCCGCATTTATTCCGCTCAGTCTATCCAGGTTTATTATGGCGGGCCTATGCTTGCTTCGCGCCAAAAAGTTTACTGGCAGGTTAGGGTATGGGATAACAAAAACCGGGTAAGCCCCTGGTGTATGGTCAACTTTTGGAAAATGGGTTTGCTAAACCCAACCGACTGGTCGGCCAAATGGATCCAGGATACTTACCCGTCTGACACCACCGGCGGCCCGGCGCCCATGTTCCGCAAAAGTTTTAAGTTAGATAAAAAAGTGCGTGCAGCACACTTATACATCACCGCGCACGGTGTTTTTGAAGCGCAAATAAATGGCAAACGTGTTGGTAATGATTATTTTGCCCCCGGCTGGACGAGCTATAACAAACGCCTGCAATATAATGTGTATGATGTTACCGCCAATATGCTAAAAGGCGCCAACGCCATTGGCGTAACCGTTGGCGATGGCTGGTACAGGGGCTATACTTATAACCGTAAAAAAAATATATATGGCAGCAAACTGGCCCTGCTTTGCCAGTTGGAATTAGTATATACTAATGGTAAACGGGAAATAATTAATTCAGATAAAAGCTGGAAGGTAACTTATGGCCCAATACGCTCGTCATCTTTTTTTGATGGCGAGGTTTATGACGCCCGCAAGGAAAAAAACGGCTGGACAAGTCCCCTTTATAAAGACATGGGCTGGGATACGGTTAAAATGGATACGACCATAAGGAATAACCTGATTGCCACCACCGGCCCGACTGTAAAAAAACACGAGAAGTTTTTGCCCTTAAAGGTATTTACCACACCGGCAGGCGAGCGGGTTGTCGATTTTGGCCAAAACCTGGTAGGCTGGGTGCAGTTTAAACTGAAAGCAAAGGCAGGCGATACCGTCAGGCTTTACCATGCCGAAGTGCTGGATCAAAAGGGAAATTTTTACACCAAAAACCTGCGTACCGCCAAACAGGAAATTACCTATGTTTTTAAAGATGACAGCCTTGCCACTTTCGAACCTCATTTTACCTTCCAGGGGTTCAGGTTTTTAAAGGTGGTGGGTTATACAGGCCCGCTGGATTCCACAAATTTAGCTGCTTATGCCGTTTATTCGGATATGGCGCAAACGGGCAAATTTTCCACTTCAAACCCATTAGTTAACCAGTTACAACATAATATTCAATGGGGGCAAAAAGGAAATTTTATTGATGTGCCTACCGATTGCCCACAGCGCGATGAACGCATGGGCTGGACGGGGGATGCACAGGCTTTTTGCCGTACCGCCACTTTTAATATGGATGTGGCAGGCTTTTATACCAAATGGCTGAAAGATTTAACAGCCGATCAGCATAAGGACGGCGCGGTACCTTACGTGATACCCAATATGCTGGATAGCGCATCGTCAGCCGCATCCGGCTGGAGCGACGTGGCCACCATAGCCCCCTGGAATATTTACCTGGCTTATAACGATAAACAGGTGTTGCAGCAGCAATACGAAAGTATGAAGGCATGGGTGGGCTACATTCAGCTGCATAGCCGCAATTACCTGTGGGATACAGGCAACCACTTTGGCGACTGGCTGTTTTACGCCGGTACCAATTACGAAGATGGTGCCGCACTAACCGACAAAAACCTGATAGCGCAGGCTTTTTATGCCCACTCAACGCAATTGCTCATCAATGCAGCCAAAATATTGGGTAAAAGCGATGATGTACAAAAATATTCGCAGCTGTTGTATAATATCAAAAAAGCTTTTAACAGCGAGTATGTAACACCCAACGGGCGCATGATATCGGGTACGCAAACATCCTACGTGCTGGCATTAAATTTTGATTTGCTGCCCGAGAACCTGAGGGTATCGGCAGCAAAAAGGCTGGTAAAAAACATTGACGATTATGACGAGCATATCACTACAGGTTTTTTAGGCACACCCTACATTTGCCATGTTTTGAGCCGCTTTGGCTTTACAGATATTGCTTATGACCTGCTGATGAAAGAATCGTACCCATCGTGGCTATACCCGGTTAAAAACGGCGCCACAACCATTTGGGAGCGCTGGGATGGTATTAAGCCCGATGGAACCTTTGAAGACCCCGAAATGAACTCCTTTAACCATTACGCCTACGGTGCCATAGGCGATTGGATGTACCGGGTAATTGCCGGCATTAATACTGATGAGGCTGATCCGGGGTTCCACAAAATTATTATTGCGCCAAAGCCGGGCGGTAAATTAACCAGCGCGCAGGCCGAACTGGAAACCCTGTACGGCAAAATAAAATCGGCATGGAGTATTGATAATGGCATATTTACCCTGGATATTGTAGTGCCGCCAAATACTACGGCGCATGTAGTTTTGCCATTGGTAACAGATCAGATCACCGAAAGTGGCCTGGATTTTAATACCGAAGAAGAGATCACCGAAATTAAAAAAGTTGGTAATGATGAACAGATGAATGTAGTTTCGGGTACGTATCATTTTGTGTATACGCTTAAGGCCCCGGGAAAAAAAAGCTGA
- a CDS encoding RagB/SusD family nutrient uptake outer membrane protein yields MKKYIYVFLVLIACSTWSCKKDYLNLQPADTQNTTNFFKTKAQFIQAVNGAYAPLQGLYNGSFWAMGEMRSDNTSYEFDPYDRSGTNKEEIDEFRELNNNDMVGAFFEASYTGIGRCNAILARLPAAKLDVAVADTIAGQASFLRAFNYFNLVRMFGRVPLVLNEVASVSEAYKVATKAEVDAVYAAIIADAQVAVAKLPVTYAGAANKGRVTKGTAETMLAEVYMTRKKFDLAIPLLRNIIASNAYHLNTDYADNFDNNKENGPESIFEIQYIEGSNGLGSDFVDTFIPWDYYDSDVTGFEIANGAQNGWNIPTQDLVNAYEDGDNRKDASLIEFTSDEYGVDLPFIKKFATTSAVQGVTGKNFPVYRYADVYLMLAECLNEQGFVGGGDAFKYLNLVRERAGLAAKSAGNDDPALNVSGQDAFRDAIAHERQVELAFENHRWFDLLRTGKAVAVMTAHGAREKAFKKPYWNVNSAAYANIRLLFQYPLTEGTLEH; encoded by the coding sequence ATGAAAAAATACATATATGTTTTCCTGGTACTTATTGCATGTAGTACGTGGAGCTGTAAAAAGGATTACCTTAACCTTCAGCCTGCCGATACTCAAAATACAACCAATTTTTTCAAGACAAAGGCACAGTTTATACAGGCGGTTAACGGAGCTTATGCACCGTTACAAGGCCTGTATAACGGCAGTTTTTGGGCAATGGGCGAAATGCGGTCTGACAATACATCATACGAGTTTGATCCTTATGACCGCTCCGGTACCAACAAAGAGGAAATAGATGAGTTTAGGGAGTTGAACAATAACGATATGGTAGGCGCTTTTTTTGAGGCCAGCTATACAGGCATTGGTCGTTGCAATGCTATTTTAGCACGTCTGCCCGCGGCCAAACTTGATGTGGCAGTTGCCGATACCATAGCCGGACAGGCCAGCTTTTTACGCGCATTCAACTATTTTAACCTGGTGCGTATGTTTGGCCGGGTGCCGCTGGTACTTAACGAGGTAGCATCGGTAAGCGAGGCTTACAAGGTAGCAACAAAGGCCGAGGTAGATGCTGTTTACGCGGCTATTATTGCCGATGCGCAGGTTGCAGTTGCCAAACTGCCGGTAACCTATGCCGGCGCCGCAAATAAAGGCCGGGTAACCAAGGGAACCGCCGAAACCATGCTTGCCGAGGTGTACATGACCCGGAAAAAATTTGACCTGGCCATTCCCTTGCTGCGGAATATTATTGCATCAAATGCTTATCATCTGAATACAGATTATGCCGATAACTTTGATAATAATAAAGAGAACGGCCCCGAGTCTATTTTCGAAATACAATACATTGAGGGTTCAAACGGACTGGGCAGCGATTTTGTAGATACTTTTATCCCCTGGGATTATTATGACTCGGATGTAACCGGTTTTGAGATAGCCAACGGCGCGCAAAATGGCTGGAATATTCCAACCCAGGACCTGGTTAACGCCTACGAGGATGGCGATAACCGTAAAGATGCCTCGTTAATTGAATTTACATCTGATGAGTACGGCGTGGATTTGCCCTTTATTAAAAAGTTTGCAACCACCAGCGCCGTGCAGGGTGTAACCGGCAAAAATTTCCCGGTGTACCGCTATGCCGATGTTTACCTGATGCTGGCCGAATGCCTTAACGAGCAGGGATTTGTGGGTGGCGGCGATGCTTTTAAATATTTAAACCTGGTACGCGAACGGGCCGGCCTGGCCGCTAAATCCGCCGGGAATGATGACCCTGCTTTAAATGTTTCGGGGCAGGATGCCTTTCGCGATGCCATTGCGCATGAAAGGCAGGTTGAATTGGCGTTTGAAAATCACCGCTGGTTTGATCTTTTACGTACCGGTAAGGCCGTTGCTGTAATGACAGCCCACGGCGCCCGCGAAAAAGCCTTTAAAAAACCTTACTGGAATGTTAACTCTGCTGCTTACGCTAATATCCGCCTGCTTTTCCAATATCCGCTAACAGAAGGAACACTGGAGCATTAA
- a CDS encoding TonB-dependent receptor, translated as MQLNFRGKVFYVPQTSTSKLFLTMKLTVILIMIGCLQLSAKSYSQTITLSTSNTAIDKVFAAIEKQSGFYFFYKYNEIKQAKPVTISLKNATLEQALHECFKDEPFTYTIDNKTIIVNKKEEQLVIPDKITVSGQVLDNTKQPLPGVSITIKGSNTGVISGIDGKYSIQVDDNAVLVFRFVGFKTREEPVNKRAVINVSLDEDNQQMSEVVVVGYGNQERKNVTGAVGTVKMANIKEIKAASLDLKLAGQLAGVTVNQVTGTPGGGVAVNIRGAGSVGAGDNPLYVVDGFPLSPGFDQYSNPLSTINPDDIENISVLKDAASTAIYGSRGANGVIMITTKRAKKGESSVTVNTSTGLQSVLPKSKLKMMTAAEFAQWRTEAIQDANAVNGTNNPIPNEYKNPQSLGKGTDWFDAVTRVAPMQNYDVTIANGTEKVRSLFSLGYFDQQGTVLNTAFKRYSLKATIDADIAKGLTVGLNIAPTYSFRNLQETDGHFLSAALSQAYLESPLVPVKQPDGSYTNVVGSPGTFQNNNPVSSLVNTTNKRNEFRALANTYIDYEVVKGLNIKSTFGVDYQTKSQDYYRPSYLGGFNVPNRDGNQQKAVASFTSQNVFNWLNENSINYKKNWGSHTLTVLADYSIQQENSHDRFTFGTGFPDDAIRSVANATIITADAGDAEWRLQSLIGRVNYAYKDKYLLSGSIRRDGSSRFAPGHRWGTFPSVSGGWRISDESFFPKTAAIDQVKFTASYGLAGNNDVGNYDYIPVVDVANYTFGGGLAPGASITDQIGNTELGWETTKQLDIGMDVSLLKGRVYLIAEYYNRYTQRMLQYIPIPIVSGYGYALSNVGNVRNRGWEFTLTTKNIVERNFNWSTDLNISFNRNKVLDLGPTPYIYDAPKNDNPTSITKVGLPLGQFYGYIFEGIFQNQAELDKYPHFDGEQVGNVRYKDVNGDGVIDGNDQTNIGNPWPKFTFGFSNHFSYKKFDLNIITAGSVGGHVFDMYKQFTTNLDGVFNVEESVIHRWRSASNPGAGILPTTVSNTNLARDYYPSYWVESNSYLSVKNIDFGYNFKTKFTRNFRVYFSAQNAILLTGYKGGNPEVGIEGQQGNRSLSPNVNFTGYPVSAVYTLGCNVTF; from the coding sequence ATGCAATTAAACTTTAGGGGTAAAGTATTTTATGTACCCCAAACATCAACCTCCAAACTGTTTTTGACAATGAAGTTAACGGTTATCCTGATTATGATTGGTTGTTTACAGCTTAGCGCCAAAAGTTACTCGCAAACCATAACGCTAAGCACCAGCAATACCGCTATTGATAAAGTATTTGCCGCTATTGAAAAGCAAAGCGGTTTTTATTTTTTTTACAAATACAATGAAATTAAGCAGGCCAAACCCGTTACAATTTCTTTAAAAAATGCCACGCTTGAACAAGCCTTACACGAGTGTTTTAAAGACGAACCTTTTACTTACACCATTGATAACAAAACCATTATTGTAAATAAAAAGGAAGAGCAGTTGGTTATACCCGATAAAATAACCGTTAGCGGGCAGGTTCTTGACAATACCAAACAGCCATTGCCCGGTGTAAGCATCACCATTAAAGGTTCAAATACCGGGGTAATAAGCGGAATCGATGGTAAATACAGCATCCAGGTTGATGATAACGCGGTGCTGGTTTTCAGGTTTGTAGGATTTAAAACAAGGGAAGAGCCTGTTAACAAACGTGCGGTTATCAATGTATCCCTTGATGAAGATAACCAGCAAATGAGCGAGGTTGTAGTAGTGGGATATGGTAACCAGGAACGTAAAAACGTTACCGGTGCGGTTGGAACCGTAAAAATGGCCAATATTAAAGAGATAAAAGCTGCCAGCCTTGATCTGAAACTGGCAGGGCAACTGGCCGGCGTTACAGTAAACCAGGTTACAGGCACGCCGGGTGGCGGTGTTGCGGTTAACATCCGCGGCGCCGGTTCAGTGGGCGCCGGTGACAACCCGCTGTATGTGGTAGATGGTTTTCCACTCTCGCCTGGTTTCGATCAATATTCGAACCCCCTGAGCACCATTAACCCCGATGATATTGAAAATATAAGCGTACTTAAAGATGCTGCTTCAACCGCAATATATGGTTCGCGCGGTGCAAATGGGGTTATCATGATAACTACCAAGCGGGCAAAAAAAGGGGAGTCGTCTGTTACGGTAAATACTTCAACCGGTCTGCAATCGGTATTGCCCAAAAGCAAACTTAAAATGATGACGGCGGCCGAATTTGCTCAATGGCGCACAGAAGCTATCCAGGATGCAAACGCGGTTAACGGTACCAACAACCCAATACCCAACGAATATAAAAACCCTCAATCGCTCGGCAAAGGCACCGATTGGTTTGATGCTGTAACCCGCGTTGCGCCCATGCAAAATTACGATGTTACCATAGCTAACGGTACAGAAAAAGTACGGTCGTTGTTTTCATTAGGATACTTTGATCAGCAGGGTACTGTGCTTAATACTGCTTTTAAACGCTACTCGTTAAAGGCTACAATTGATGCCGATATAGCTAAGGGTTTAACCGTAGGGTTAAATATAGCGCCCACTTACAGCTTCAGAAATTTACAGGAAACAGACGGCCACTTTCTTTCGGCAGCATTAAGCCAGGCCTACCTGGAAAGCCCGCTTGTGCCGGTGAAACAACCTGATGGCTCGTATACCAACGTTGTCGGGTCGCCAGGTACTTTTCAAAATAATAACCCGGTAAGCTCCCTTGTAAATACAACCAACAAGCGCAACGAATTCAGGGCCCTTGCCAACACTTATATTGATTATGAAGTTGTTAAAGGGCTGAACATAAAATCAACGTTCGGGGTCGACTATCAAACCAAATCACAGGATTACTACAGGCCATCGTACCTGGGCGGGTTTAATGTCCCAAACCGCGATGGTAACCAGCAAAAAGCAGTAGCTTCATTCACCTCGCAAAATGTTTTTAACTGGCTCAACGAAAACAGCATCAACTACAAAAAAAACTGGGGCAGCCATACATTAACTGTATTGGCCGATTACTCCATACAACAGGAAAACTCACATGATCGTTTTACTTTCGGCACCGGCTTTCCTGATGATGCCATACGGTCTGTTGCCAATGCAACCATCATTACTGCTGACGCCGGCGACGCCGAGTGGCGTTTACAATCGTTAATTGGCCGGGTAAATTATGCCTATAAAGATAAATACCTGTTAAGTGGCTCTATTCGCCGCGATGGTTCATCAAGGTTTGCACCCGGGCACCGTTGGGGCACTTTCCCGTCGGTATCAGGCGGATGGCGCATTTCCGACGAATCTTTTTTTCCTAAAACGGCGGCAATTGACCAGGTTAAGTTTACCGCCAGCTACGGCCTTGCCGGTAATAACGATGTAGGGAACTATGATTACATTCCCGTTGTTGATGTAGCCAATTATACATTTGGCGGCGGGCTTGCACCGGGGGCTTCAATAACCGACCAGATTGGCAATACCGAGCTTGGCTGGGAAACCACCAAACAGCTGGATATAGGTATGGATGTATCGCTGCTAAAAGGCCGCGTTTATTTAATTGCCGAATATTATAACCGGTATACCCAACGGATGCTGCAGTATATCCCGATTCCTATCGTATCGGGCTATGGTTATGCTTTATCAAATGTGGGTAATGTACGTAACCGCGGATGGGAGTTTACGTTAACCACAAAAAATATAGTGGAGCGTAACTTCAACTGGTCAACCGATCTTAACATATCATTTAACCGCAATAAGGTGCTTGATTTAGGCCCTACACCATACATTTACGATGCACCTAAAAACGACAACCCTACAAGTATTACCAAAGTAGGCCTGCCCTTAGGCCAGTTTTATGGTTATATTTTTGAAGGTATATTTCAAAACCAGGCCGAGCTTGATAAATACCCTCATTTTGACGGCGAACAGGTTGGCAATGTCAGGTATAAAGATGTTAATGGCGATGGCGTAATTGACGGTAACGACCAAACCAATATAGGCAACCCCTGGCCCAAATTTACATTTGGTTTCAGCAATCATTTTTCGTACAAAAAGTTTGATCTGAATATCATTACAGCAGGATCGGTTGGCGGGCACGTGTTTGATATGTACAAGCAGTTTACAACCAATTTAGATGGGGTTTTTAATGTCGAGGAATCGGTTATTCATCGCTGGCGGTCTGCAAGCAATCCAGGAGCTGGAATATTGCCAACCACCGTTTCAAACACCAATCTTGCGCGTGATTATTACCCATCGTACTGGGTTGAAAGTAACTCGTATCTGTCGGTTAAAAACATTGATTTTGGATACAACTTTAAAACAAAGTTCACCCGGAATTTCAGGGTCTATTTCAGTGCCCAAAACGCCATCCTCCTAACCGGTTATAAAGGCGGTAACCCCGAGGTAGGGATTGAAGGGCAGCAGGGCAACAGGTCGCTGTCGCCCAACGTAAATTTTACGGGCTACCCTGTTTCGGCAGTTTACACGTTGGGATGTAACGTGACATTTTAA
- a CDS encoding FecR family protein — translation MQKQEFQQLIDRYLNGQATADEVQLLMELFDNVQTDSDWDEQALGVRQDLEDKMLQRLHSAVQQSSAKHQPKVLKIFAFKNVAAAVIGLMVISGGVYYCMQHVAKDNIAAKNKIVVKHDADPGKNEAVLTLDNGEKVVLDSARIGTLAKKGNVSVKKTKDGQLVYQVEEGKASATNGPVAYNTISTPRGGQYQVILPDGSKIWLNAASSLKFPTAFTGSQRDVELTGEAYFEVAKNPSKPFMVNVNVLKVKVLGTHFNINAYADEDDIKTTLLEGLVQLTSGNNHNLLKPDEQGIVKGDNIQVVEVDALRAVAWKNGFFDFNRASIRDIMKQLSRWYNIEVVYNGKVSDDEFMGRIERNVKLSQVLHVLELSHVHFKVEDKKITVSP, via the coding sequence GTGCAAAAACAGGAATTTCAACAATTGATAGATAGATACCTTAATGGGCAGGCTACTGCCGATGAGGTGCAGCTGTTAATGGAATTGTTTGATAACGTCCAAACCGATAGCGATTGGGACGAGCAAGCCCTGGGCGTAAGGCAAGACCTGGAAGATAAAATGCTGCAGCGTTTGCATTCGGCTGTTCAACAATCGTCTGCAAAGCATCAACCTAAAGTATTAAAAATCTTTGCTTTTAAGAATGTAGCTGCGGCGGTAATTGGCCTTATGGTCATCAGCGGCGGAGTGTATTATTGCATGCAGCATGTCGCAAAAGATAACATTGCGGCAAAAAACAAAATCGTGGTTAAGCACGATGCCGACCCCGGTAAAAATGAAGCAGTCCTAACCTTAGATAATGGCGAAAAAGTGGTGCTCGATTCTGCAAGGATCGGCACCCTTGCCAAAAAAGGCAACGTCAGCGTTAAAAAAACTAAAGATGGGCAACTGGTTTACCAGGTTGAAGAAGGCAAGGCTTCAGCGACAAATGGCCCTGTAGCTTATAATACCATCAGCACACCACGTGGAGGTCAGTACCAGGTTATATTGCCCGATGGCAGCAAAATTTGGCTCAACGCGGCATCATCGCTCAAATTCCCCACGGCATTTACCGGCAGCCAACGTGATGTGGAACTAACCGGCGAGGCCTATTTTGAAGTGGCTAAAAATCCGTCGAAGCCATTCATGGTAAATGTTAATGTGCTTAAAGTAAAGGTATTGGGCACCCATTTTAACATTAATGCCTATGCCGACGAGGACGATATTAAAACAACTTTGCTGGAAGGATTGGTACAATTAACCAGCGGCAATAACCATAACTTGCTAAAACCAGATGAGCAGGGTATTGTTAAAGGTGATAATATCCAGGTTGTTGAGGTAGATGCCCTAAGGGCCGTGGCCTGGAAAAACGGTTTTTTTGATTTTAACCGGGCCAGTATCAGGGATATCATGAAACAACTATCGCGATGGTACAACATCGAAGTGGTTTACAACGGCAAAGTATCCGACGACGAATTTATGGGCAGAATTGAACGAAATGTGAAGCTATCGCAGGTACTGCACGTTCTGGAGCTTAGCCATGTGCATTTTAAAGTTGAAGATAAAAAGATAACAGTATCACCTTAA